Proteins encoded within one genomic window of Lentisphaera araneosa HTCC2155:
- a CDS encoding DUF2786 domain-containing protein — MPKQDDHTNIYRAWYMRLQEHAEGILKNYALSCPTLSISNKLNKTLGHWSKSKNEICLAETIFYEFPWDQVLHVFKHELAHMIADLAYQGSNETSHGPSFKKACSELGISSEASLRNPQKHSSLNNKINKLLALSKSSNQHEATNAAIKAQALMDKYNHNLHEHNFSFRSIGTAFKRCPMWHSQIINICSRYFYVKVLKNYSNREEKYFFEFYGELQNIATAEYIYNFLYSQGQSLWKEYKKAGQRREQFLLGLYEGFESSLKHNKHASQNSLIHLRNPALLDFFTSLNPRTRSISYKYKIDPALYKQGQQIGRKLKIPKSLSKKTAQKRLN; from the coding sequence ATGCCAAAGCAAGATGACCACACAAATATCTACCGAGCCTGGTACATGCGTCTACAAGAACATGCCGAAGGCATCTTAAAAAACTACGCTCTTTCATGCCCAACTTTGAGCATATCAAATAAGCTCAACAAAACTTTAGGTCATTGGTCTAAATCAAAAAATGAAATTTGCTTAGCAGAAACTATCTTCTATGAATTCCCTTGGGATCAAGTTTTACATGTTTTTAAACATGAACTGGCTCATATGATAGCCGACCTCGCCTACCAAGGTAGCAACGAGACTTCCCATGGCCCCTCTTTTAAAAAAGCCTGTTCTGAGCTCGGCATTTCATCCGAAGCCAGCTTGCGAAACCCGCAAAAACACTCCTCACTGAACAACAAAATCAATAAACTCTTAGCTTTATCCAAATCAAGCAATCAACACGAGGCCACTAACGCCGCGATAAAAGCACAAGCACTGATGGATAAGTATAATCATAACTTGCACGAGCACAATTTCTCCTTTCGCTCAATTGGCACAGCCTTCAAGCGTTGCCCTATGTGGCATAGTCAAATTATCAATATTTGCAGTCGATATTTTTACGTGAAAGTTCTAAAAAATTACTCGAATCGAGAAGAAAAATATTTCTTCGAGTTTTATGGCGAACTGCAAAACATAGCCACTGCGGAATACATTTATAATTTTCTCTACTCCCAAGGTCAGAGCCTTTGGAAAGAATATAAGAAAGCTGGACAGAGGCGAGAACAATTCCTCCTAGGCTTATATGAGGGGTTTGAATCAAGCTTGAAGCATAATAAACATGCCAGCCAGAACTCACTCATTCACCTAAGAAATCCCGCCTTATTAGATTTCTTCACAAGCCTCAATCCTCGAACGCGATCTATTTCTTATAAATACAAAATTGACCCTGCCCTCTATAAACAGGGCCAACAAATCGGACGCAAACTTAAAATACCCAAGTCACTTTCTAAGAAAACGGCTCAAAAACGACTTAATTAA
- the cysE gene encoding serine O-acetyltransferase, producing MISKFWQEILTQAEAVKQDEHRLAKLIDEAILSKSSIEQVLTSRLAESLGEKYVSAEDLEHIFTELYAEDPFLAKAAKKDLKAICDRDPACNCYVIPMLYYKGFQALQASRLAHILWNKGRAHLASHIQSRNAEIFGVDIHPGARFGTGILLDHASSFVAGETAVVGDDVSILHEVTLGGSGKECGDRHPKVGNGVLIGAGAKLLGNICIGAGAKIGAGSVVLDDVEGHTTVVGVPARPVGKPLHQSPSKYMDHHVE from the coding sequence ATGATTAGCAAGTTTTGGCAGGAAATTTTGACTCAGGCGGAGGCTGTGAAGCAGGATGAGCACCGTCTCGCAAAACTGATTGATGAAGCCATTTTATCCAAGTCCAGTATTGAGCAAGTTTTGACTTCTCGCCTCGCGGAAAGTTTAGGTGAAAAATATGTCAGTGCTGAAGATCTTGAACATATTTTTACGGAACTCTACGCTGAAGACCCGTTTTTAGCGAAGGCCGCAAAGAAAGATTTGAAGGCGATTTGTGATCGTGACCCCGCTTGCAACTGCTATGTCATTCCTATGCTGTACTACAAAGGTTTTCAGGCTTTACAAGCGTCTCGTTTAGCTCATATCTTATGGAATAAAGGTCGAGCCCATTTAGCTAGCCATATTCAATCTCGCAATGCTGAGATTTTTGGTGTGGATATTCACCCAGGTGCTCGCTTTGGTACAGGTATTCTCCTCGACCACGCTTCTTCATTTGTCGCAGGAGAAACGGCTGTTGTGGGTGATGATGTCTCGATCTTACACGAAGTTACCCTCGGGGGTTCAGGTAAGGAATGTGGAGATCGTCACCCGAAAGTGGGTAATGGCGTTCTCATTGGTGCAGGAGCTAAACTGCTAGGTAATATCTGTATTGGTGCAGGAGCTAAAATTGGTGCAGGAAGTGTTGTCCTTGATGATGTGGAAGGGCATACGACAGTTGTTGGCGTGCCGGCAAGACCCGTTGGTAAGCCCCTACATCAGAGCCCATCCAAGTATATGGATCATCATGTGGAGTAA
- a CDS encoding phosphoribosyl-ATP diphosphatase: MKTFEELFEELSKKAAAGDPNSGTVKELNKGTHFIGKKIVEEAAEVWMAAKFETDDDTALEISQLLYHLQVMMIDQKLTLEDIYKKL; the protein is encoded by the coding sequence ATGAAAACTTTCGAAGAACTCTTTGAAGAGCTCAGTAAAAAAGCTGCAGCTGGAGATCCAAATTCAGGAACTGTTAAGGAACTCAATAAAGGTACTCACTTCATCGGGAAAAAAATTGTGGAAGAGGCAGCCGAAGTTTGGATGGCTGCAAAATTTGAGACTGACGACGATACAGCTCTAGAAATCTCTCAGTTGCTTTATCACCTTCAAGTCATGATGATTGATCAAAAGTTGACTCTCGAAGATATTTACAAAAAGCTTTAG
- a CDS encoding superoxide dismutase [Ni]: protein MKKLLTAGIIGLTAITTNQTAQAHCEVPCGIYDDGARVIQMLEDTKTTAKASKMIAELAGKTDAQSANQLSRWVTNKETHAQNVIETISHYFLTQRVKASQKDYKDRLAKHHAIMVAAMKVKQNADGKYSEELTKAIMAIVPYYHVHLEHSH, encoded by the coding sequence ATGAAAAAATTACTTACAGCCGGAATTATCGGCCTAACAGCTATTACGACAAATCAAACGGCTCAAGCTCACTGTGAAGTGCCTTGTGGAATTTACGATGATGGCGCACGTGTCATTCAAATGCTTGAAGACACAAAAACCACTGCCAAAGCTAGTAAAATGATTGCGGAACTCGCAGGAAAAACTGATGCTCAGTCAGCTAATCAACTCAGCCGTTGGGTCACAAACAAAGAAACTCACGCACAAAATGTTATTGAAACAATAAGTCATTACTTCTTGACTCAACGTGTGAAAGCTTCTCAAAAAGATTACAAAGACCGCTTAGCTAAGCACCATGCCATTATGGTTGCCGCTATGAAGGTCAAACAAAATGCCGATGGCAAGTACTCTGAGGAACTCACAAAAGCTATCATGGCTATTGTGCCCTACTACCACGTGCACCTCGAGCACAGCCACTAA
- the gap gene encoding type I glyceraldehyde-3-phosphate dehydrogenase — MAIKVGINGFGRIGRNVFRAAAKRDDIQIVGINDLLDVDYLAYMLKYDSVHGRFDGSVEVVDGKLVVDGSEVRVSAERNPADLAWGDVSAEVVVESTGFFLTDETARGHIAAGAKKVVLSAPSKDATPMFVYGVNTDKYAGQDIVSNASCTTNCLAPISKVLNDKFGIKRGLMTTVHAATATQKTVDGPSAKDWRGGRGILENIIPSSTGAAKAVGKVLPELNGKLTGMAFRVPTSDVSCVDLTVELEKDASYEEICAEMKRASENELAGVLGYTEDAVVATDFRGCELTSIFDAKAGIALDGTFVKLVSWYDNEMGYSNKVLDLITVITA, encoded by the coding sequence ATGGCAATTAAAGTCGGTATTAATGGTTTCGGTCGTATCGGTAGAAACGTTTTTCGCGCAGCTGCAAAACGTGACGATATTCAAATTGTAGGTATTAACGATCTTCTTGACGTAGACTACCTCGCATACATGCTTAAATATGACTCAGTACACGGTCGTTTCGACGGTTCTGTTGAAGTTGTTGACGGTAAACTCGTAGTAGACGGTTCTGAAGTTCGCGTTTCTGCTGAACGTAACCCTGCGGATCTCGCATGGGGCGACGTAAGCGCTGAAGTAGTAGTTGAATCAACTGGTTTCTTCCTTACAGACGAAACTGCACGTGGTCACATCGCTGCTGGCGCAAAGAAAGTTGTTCTTTCTGCTCCTTCTAAAGATGCTACTCCAATGTTCGTTTACGGTGTTAACACTGACAAGTACGCTGGTCAAGACATCGTTTCTAACGCTTCTTGCACAACTAACTGTCTTGCCCCTATCTCTAAAGTTCTTAACGACAAGTTCGGCATTAAGCGTGGTCTTATGACTACTGTTCACGCTGCAACTGCTACACAAAAAACTGTTGACGGTCCTTCTGCGAAAGACTGGAGAGGTGGTCGTGGTATTCTTGAGAATATCATTCCTTCATCAACTGGTGCAGCTAAAGCTGTAGGTAAAGTTCTTCCTGAGCTTAACGGTAAACTTACTGGTATGGCTTTCCGCGTTCCAACTTCTGACGTTTCTTGCGTTGACTTAACTGTTGAGCTCGAAAAAGATGCTTCTTACGAAGAAATCTGTGCAGAAATGAAGCGTGCTTCTGAAAACGAGCTTGCTGGTGTTCTCGGTTACACTGAAGATGCAGTAGTTGCTACTGACTTCCGTGGTTGCGAACTCACATCAATCTTCGATGCGAAAGCAGGTATTGCACTTGATGGCACATTCGTTAAGCTCGTATCTTGGTACGACAACGAAATGGGTTACTCAAACAAAGTACTCGACCTTATCACGGTTATCACTGCTTAA
- a CDS encoding ElyC/SanA/YdcF family protein, protein MFFIKKAVVFFINPLVLFCIALGVSFYLWKKKDDKKRAYKVAMIASLSILLLSFPPVSHLIARPLEYQYPPSSNHLDAKYIAVLGSGHSSQKHWPDSLKLSRTARSRLMEGLRQKQLNPEAKFIFFGFGVNGKQPHGEIMTQAAISLGVNPEDISFSVQPRDTNEEAQFAKEVCGTEKLLLVTDATHTPRAMKLFKSYGLNVFATPANYESYGDAWFVPMPSAEALELTRKSIYEYVGLIWVNLKTK, encoded by the coding sequence ATGTTTTTTATTAAAAAAGCAGTTGTCTTTTTTATTAATCCCCTCGTGTTATTTTGTATAGCACTAGGGGTTTCTTTTTATCTATGGAAAAAGAAAGATGATAAGAAGCGAGCGTATAAAGTTGCGATGATCGCAAGTTTGTCAATTTTGCTGTTGAGTTTCCCCCCAGTGAGTCATTTGATTGCACGCCCTCTGGAGTATCAATACCCGCCCTCATCAAATCATTTAGATGCAAAATATATTGCAGTTTTGGGTTCGGGTCATAGTTCTCAGAAGCATTGGCCAGATAGTTTGAAGTTGAGTCGAACAGCACGATCGCGCTTGATGGAGGGTTTGAGGCAAAAGCAGTTGAATCCAGAGGCGAAATTTATATTTTTTGGTTTTGGCGTTAATGGCAAGCAGCCTCATGGAGAAATTATGACTCAGGCGGCTATTAGTTTGGGAGTGAATCCGGAAGATATTAGTTTTTCTGTTCAACCTCGAGACACGAATGAAGAGGCTCAATTCGCTAAAGAGGTTTGTGGAACTGAAAAGCTGCTCTTAGTGACGGATGCGACTCATACTCCTCGTGCGATGAAATTATTTAAAAGTTATGGCCTCAATGTTTTTGCGACTCCCGCAAATTATGAATCATATGGCGATGCTTGGTTTGTCCCCATGCCAAGTGCAGAAGCACTAGAGTTGACAAGAAAATCAATCTATGAATATGTGGGTTTGATTTGGGTTAACTTAAAGACTAAATGA
- a CDS encoding TIGR00645 family protein, with product MLKKVENAFEKFLFTSRWLLAPFYVGLVVGLALLLVKFSKEVFHLVTVIGTITKSELIISVLTLIDISLIANLLVIITFSAYESFVSKIDVVIDEDKPGWMGKVGFGQLKIKLIGSIVAISSIELLKVFMREGELNPQEVKLKIAMHITFVFSGLLMALMDWLSNKK from the coding sequence ATGTTAAAGAAAGTTGAAAATGCTTTTGAAAAGTTTTTGTTTACGAGTCGTTGGTTATTAGCTCCGTTCTACGTAGGTTTAGTTGTAGGTTTAGCGCTTCTCCTCGTTAAATTTTCGAAGGAAGTTTTTCATTTAGTGACGGTTATAGGGACAATTACCAAGTCAGAACTTATCATTTCTGTGCTGACACTCATAGATATTTCTCTCATTGCCAATTTGCTCGTCATCATCACTTTCAGTGCGTACGAAAGTTTTGTTTCTAAAATTGATGTGGTGATTGATGAAGATAAGCCGGGTTGGATGGGTAAAGTCGGCTTTGGTCAATTAAAGATTAAATTGATCGGCTCAATTGTGGCGATTTCTTCTATTGAATTGCTCAAAGTTTTTATGCGCGAAGGTGAATTGAATCCCCAAGAAGTGAAGTTAAAAATAGCGATGCATATTACCTTTGTCTTTTCAGGCTTATTGATGGCCTTAATGGATTGGTTATCGAATAAGAAATAG
- the tmk gene encoding dTMP kinase, producing the protein MDCSRFIVVEGSEGAGKSTAIKLIKNLLEEQGQTVTLAREPGGTPMAEDLRTVIKSASVDEKVDARTELLIMYAARVQLVENVIRPALERGEWLVCDRFFYSTWAYQGGGRELGLDLIRPIHDICLADMTPGLTIFMDLDPELGLERARGRGALDRFELEQIDFFHRTRAMYTQLCDERKEMQKLDASQSLEEVHAHLLNLIRPYIEQN; encoded by the coding sequence ATGGATTGCTCACGTTTTATTGTGGTCGAAGGAAGTGAAGGCGCAGGTAAAAGTACGGCCATTAAACTCATTAAAAATTTATTAGAAGAGCAGGGGCAAACGGTAACTTTAGCCAGAGAGCCAGGCGGAACACCCATGGCCGAAGATTTACGCACGGTGATTAAGTCAGCTTCGGTGGATGAGAAAGTTGACGCACGTACAGAGCTATTGATTATGTATGCCGCTCGGGTGCAATTAGTCGAGAATGTGATTCGTCCCGCACTTGAGCGAGGTGAATGGCTAGTTTGTGATCGCTTCTTTTATTCGACTTGGGCTTACCAAGGTGGAGGTCGTGAGTTAGGCTTAGATTTAATTCGTCCCATTCACGATATTTGCTTGGCAGATATGACTCCTGGTTTAACGATTTTTATGGATTTAGATCCAGAATTAGGGCTTGAGCGTGCGCGTGGTCGTGGAGCTCTCGATCGTTTTGAGCTTGAGCAAATTGACTTTTTTCATCGCACGCGAGCCATGTATACACAACTTTGCGATGAGCGCAAAGAAATGCAAAAGCTTGATGCATCTCAATCGCTGGAAGAAGTTCATGCCCACTTGCTCAATTTGATCCGTCCTTATATTGAGCAAAACTAA
- the rpiB gene encoding ribose 5-phosphate isomerase B translates to MKISIASDHAGFEFNKKLKDYLESQGHEVQSFGCEGLDSCDYPDFGIPAAKTVSTGEADRAILVCNNGIGMSMLANKLDGILAALVYSEETARMTRQHHGSNVLCLGAAQFSEDELLAFIKAWMETEFEGGRHGRRIGKVQDLDA, encoded by the coding sequence GTGAAAATTTCGATTGCATCAGATCATGCAGGTTTTGAATTCAATAAAAAATTAAAAGATTACTTAGAATCTCAAGGCCATGAAGTTCAGAGCTTTGGTTGTGAAGGTTTAGATAGCTGTGACTACCCAGATTTTGGTATTCCTGCAGCAAAAACTGTTTCTACTGGCGAAGCCGATCGTGCCATTTTAGTATGTAATAATGGTATTGGTATGAGTATGCTCGCCAATAAGTTGGATGGTATTTTAGCTGCACTTGTTTACTCTGAAGAAACGGCACGCATGACGCGTCAGCATCACGGATCAAACGTGTTGTGTTTAGGTGCAGCGCAATTTAGCGAAGATGAACTCCTTGCATTTATTAAAGCATGGATGGAAACTGAATTTGAAGGTGGACGTCACGGTCGCCGCATTGGAAAAGTTCAAGATTTAGATGCTTAA